Proteins co-encoded in one Conger conger chromosome 4, fConCon1.1, whole genome shotgun sequence genomic window:
- the idi1 gene encoding isopentenyl-diphosphate Delta-isomerase 1 isoform X1 yields MHRCLRAVLKMVSCERPAVRKPSVQVCVKRKYSAGLLKNPSGSLRTSARMPEIDTDNLDEKQVQLLAEMCILIDENDCKTGADSKKNCHLNSNIDKGLLHRAFSVFLFNSEEKLLLQQRSEAKITFPGCYTNTCCSHPLYTPTEIEEQDAIGVRRAAQRRIEAELGIPQNQVPPEEMTYLTRIHYKAQSDGIWGEHEIDYILFMQKDVELNPDPNEIKSHCYVTKEELKDMLRRAKNGELKITPWFSLIAETFLFRWWDNLHNLKQFMDHEKIHRM; encoded by the exons ATGCATCGGTGCTTGAGGGCGGTGCTAAAGATGGTGTCCTGCGAGAGGCCCGCCGTTAGGAAGCCcagtgtacaagtgtgtgtaaAGAGGAAGTATTCTGCCGGTCTGCTGAAAAATCCTTCTGG GAGTCTGAGAACATCGGCCAGAATGCCAGAAATAGACACTGATAACCTGGACGAGAAGCAGGTCCAGCTCCTCGCCGAGATGTGTATTCTGATTGATGAGAACGACTGCAAGACAGGAGCTGATAGCAAAAAAAACTGCCATCTGAATTCAAATATCGATAAAG GTTTACTGCATCGTGCATTCAGCGTTTTTCTGTTCAACAGCGAAGAAAAGCTCTTATTGCAGCAAAGATCTGAAGCCAAGATCACCTTTCCAG GGTGTTATACCAATACATGCTGCAGCCACCCCCTCTATACACCGACTGAAATTGAGGAGCAGGATGCAATCGGTGTAAGGCGTGCTGCCCAGAGACGGATTGAGGCTGAGCTGGGAATCCCACAGAATCAG GTCCCTCCGGAGGAGATGACGTACCTCACGCGGATACACTACAAGGCTCAGTCGGACGGCATCTGGGGAGAACATGAAATCGACTACATACTGTTCATGCAGAAGGACGTGGAGCTCAACCCGGACCCCAACGAGATCAAAAGCCACTGTTACGTCACTAAAGAGGAACTTAAGGACATGCTGAGGAGGGCTAAAAACGGTGAGCTGAAGATCACACCCTGGTTCAGTCTGATCGCAGAGACCTTCCTCTTCAGGTGGTGGGACAACCTTCACAACCTAAAGCAGTTCATGGATCACGAGAAGATCCACCGGATGTAA
- the idi1 gene encoding isopentenyl-diphosphate Delta-isomerase 1 isoform X2 — MAWSLRTSARMPEIDTDNLDEKQVQLLAEMCILIDENDCKTGADSKKNCHLNSNIDKGLLHRAFSVFLFNSEEKLLLQQRSEAKITFPGCYTNTCCSHPLYTPTEIEEQDAIGVRRAAQRRIEAELGIPQNQVPPEEMTYLTRIHYKAQSDGIWGEHEIDYILFMQKDVELNPDPNEIKSHCYVTKEELKDMLRRAKNGELKITPWFSLIAETFLFRWWDNLHNLKQFMDHEKIHRM, encoded by the exons ATGGCGTG GAGTCTGAGAACATCGGCCAGAATGCCAGAAATAGACACTGATAACCTGGACGAGAAGCAGGTCCAGCTCCTCGCCGAGATGTGTATTCTGATTGATGAGAACGACTGCAAGACAGGAGCTGATAGCAAAAAAAACTGCCATCTGAATTCAAATATCGATAAAG GTTTACTGCATCGTGCATTCAGCGTTTTTCTGTTCAACAGCGAAGAAAAGCTCTTATTGCAGCAAAGATCTGAAGCCAAGATCACCTTTCCAG GGTGTTATACCAATACATGCTGCAGCCACCCCCTCTATACACCGACTGAAATTGAGGAGCAGGATGCAATCGGTGTAAGGCGTGCTGCCCAGAGACGGATTGAGGCTGAGCTGGGAATCCCACAGAATCAG GTCCCTCCGGAGGAGATGACGTACCTCACGCGGATACACTACAAGGCTCAGTCGGACGGCATCTGGGGAGAACATGAAATCGACTACATACTGTTCATGCAGAAGGACGTGGAGCTCAACCCGGACCCCAACGAGATCAAAAGCCACTGTTACGTCACTAAAGAGGAACTTAAGGACATGCTGAGGAGGGCTAAAAACGGTGAGCTGAAGATCACACCCTGGTTCAGTCTGATCGCAGAGACCTTCCTCTTCAGGTGGTGGGACAACCTTCACAACCTAAAGCAGTTCATGGATCACGAGAAGATCCACCGGATGTAA